A region of the Acidimicrobiia bacterium genome:
AAGCAATTTCTTCACATTGACCAAGAAGAGTGCATTTTGTGCGAGGGATGCGTCGATATCTGCCCGTGGCGCTGTATCCACATGTTGAGTACCTCTACAATCGAAGAGGCCGAGGGGGTCGAGAAACCCGGCGAGGATCCGGACGATCACGTTGTTTTTGTCGTGGACGAGGACGAGTGCACCAGATGCGCCCTTTGCGTTGACCGCTGTCCTACCGGCGTGATTATCTTGGGCAAGCTAGGGCCGGAGGCAAGAGGGGACTCGCACGAGCGAACACAAAGGCACGGATACGCCTACGGAGTTCGCTTCTAAATTTTCTCGTTACTATCGCTCACATAGCAGGAGGTACGAGCTTGGCAGGGCCCAACGGAAACGGCGGCGCCGCAGGAAAGCTAAAGGAGACGGTCACCACGCTCGTAGAGCGTGTCCAGGGAAGTCAAGTCTGGACCTCTATCTTTAGGCCCGGCTCTATCTTTGCCAAGGGTTACTCGGATACGCCGAGAAACCGCTCTTACGTGATAATGAACTCTCTCGTATACCATCTGCACCCCGTCAAGGTGAAGCGTCACGGAGTGAAGGTGTCTTACACTCTGTGTCTGGGTGGGCTGTCTTTCTTTCTTTTTATCGTTCTGACCGTGACCGGAATTTTCTTGATGTTTGTCTATCGGCCTACAGAAGCAAATGCGTACCCCGACATGCAAGCGATGATGACCTCTGTAGCATTCGGGACGCTGGTTCGCAATATGCACCGGTGGGGAGCACACCTCATGGTATTGAGCGTTTTCTTACACATGGCTAGGGTGTTCTACCATGGAGCCTACAAGCCTCCACGCGAGTTCAACTGGGTTGTAGGCGTCAACCTCTTAGTCCTCACCTTACTTTTGTCGTTCACTGGTTACTTACTGCCCTGGGATCAGCTGAGCTTATGGGCCGTGACCGTGGGGACCAACATGATGGGTTATACGCCAGTTTTTGGACGCGAAGTACGGTTTGTACTATTGGGATCTACAGAAGTGTCTGCAAACACACTTCTGCGCTGGTACGTGTTGCACGTGATCATGTTTCCGTTTGTGACCGCCATTTTTATGGGCATCCACTTCTGGCGAGTACGAAAGGATGGAGGAATCTCGGGACCCCTTTGATGATGGCTGATCCCGGAGACGAAACCGATGGTCGAAATTCCAGAGCATCTACTACAGCGCTCTAGGGAGGCGATGGCTAGGGCCAAGGCCAAAAAGGGTGAGGCCCAACCAGAATCTGGCCCGGAGCCGGCAGAGGCTAAAGCTGAAGCCACACCGCCCCAGCACTCGGAGGACGAGGCGGGTACGGTAGCTACACCCCAGAAACCTGCGACAGAGGCGGCTCCTGCTCCGGCTCCTGCTCCTGCTCCGGCTGCGGCTCCTGCTCCTGCTCCTGCTGCTACTGCCACAGCCGTAGCTACCCGCCCTACTCCCTCAAAGCCTAAAACTGCGTCAGAGGCGAAGCCGCCGCAGAAGACACATACTCACCGGCTGCTAACCGTAGTCAAGTCAGGGTCCATCCAGCAGACGAAACCGGAAGCCGTCGACAAAGTAAACGTGTGGCCACACCTCCTTGCGATCGAGTTTTTAGCAGCGTTAGCGTGTCTCGTATTTCTCGTGGTATTCAGCATCTTTGTAAATGCCCCGCTCTTGGCGGAGGCCAATTACAACCTAACGCCCAACCCCTCAAAGGCCCCGTGGTACTTCCTGGGCTTGCAGGAGCTGCTCGCATACTTCGACCCGATGGTTGCTGGGGTCACAATTCCGGGAATGGGCATTTTTTGGCTGATGGTCACACCATACATAGACAAGAATCCCAGTACCGACCCCAACCACCGGAAATTCGCGATAGCGCTATTCACGTATTTCCTAATGTTCTGGGCCGTCCTCGTGATCATCGGTTGCTTCTTTAGAGGTCCCGGGTACAACTTTGTCTTCCCCTGGACACAAGGACTGTTCTTCGAGCTATGACACCCCAACAAGTTCTCGTCATCGCTATACCCGTGATAGGGGCAGTATTCGTTCTTTTCGTAGTGCTCGTTGCTACTTCCCGACGACGCCGCGCGGATGAACGAGGGAGTGAAGATCTCACCGAGCGCTTTGCTGCCGCGCTTGATGCGGTACCCGGAGGATTTGTCGAGGAAGAGGATGCGGCGTCTCGCACATCTGTTCCCTCCTCAAGCTCGGAGACGCCACCAGGTCAGGGGCCAAAAGAAAAAGTGACACCAATGGCAACTGCTCTCCTGACAGAAGCACCTTCCCCTCCGCTTCAATTCGGAGAGAAGCCTTCTGGGGACGGACACAAGTCGACCGAAGTCGAAATCGTCGAGCCGAAGATCAAGCTAAGACCCATTCAGCCAGCTGCTGACGAAGAAGTCGAGGGCATGACGAGGCGGCAGGTACTCAACCGAGGTATTCTGCTAACCCTGGGTGCATCGCTCACATCGTTCGGTGGGGCAGTCATAGCCTTCTTGTGGCCCCGGCTATCCGGCGGCTTTGGATCCGTGATCGCTGCCGGCAACATGGACGAGATAAAAAGCACTATCAAGGCAAACCGGGAGCCCTTTTACAGTGCAGCCGGCCGCTTCTACCTGATGACGTATGAGACGAATCTTGACGACGCCACCGGAGAAAGTATCTATCCCAAAGCCTTTACTGATTACAAACAGGCTGGACTGATCGCCATGTACCAGAAGTGCCCGCACTTGGGGTGTAAGGTTCCGTGGTGTAAGTCGTCTCAGTGGTTCGAGTGTCCTTGCCATGGATCGAAGTACAACGCAGCAGGCGAGTGGCAAGGTGGGCCTGCTCCGAGAGGAATGTGGCACTTCCCTATAAAGGTTCAGGGCGGAACGGTAATGGTTGACACAGGCAAGCAGATCACCGGCGCCCCAAAGGGTACCAACACGCCGGTCGATCCGTTGCCCAAGGGTCCTCACTGTGTCGGGATCTAGAAAGGTCTGCATCTGGTGAGTTCTCCGCTACTCCTGATCGTCGCAGGCGCGCTGATACTGGCCGCAGCCATTCTGTTCTTCTTCTACACGGGCACGGAACCAGCGCGGCCTAAAAAAGAGATTCCGGCGAACAAGAAGCCTTACTACGACGACGAGACCCTTGAAGGCCCGGTCCTCAACAAAGTCCTCGGATGGTCTCTTGTATGCGCTTTTGTCATAGCCATGGCCCTACCCCTCTATTGGGTCACCGAGCCGCAGAGACAAGTGAGCTTTGCAAAGCGATACAACAAACAATCGATCGAGAGAGGTGCTGCATACTTCTCGGATCCGAAAGTAAATCCGCAAGGATATGGGTGCGCAGTGTGCCACGGAGGCGTACAGGGCGGGTCGGTCCGATATTTCCTCCAAACAGGACCGGATGCCGGGCGAGAGGTGGTGTGGCAAGCACCTTCATTGGATGACGTCTTCTACCGATTTTCGCGAGCCCAAGTGCATGACATCTTGGTGTATGGAAGGCCAAATACTCCTATGCCAGCGTGGGGGTTGGAAGGAGGAGGACCCCTCACATCTCAGATGTTGGAAGATGTGATCAACTACTTGGAGTCGGTACAAGTAAGCCCCCAGGAGGCTGCCCAAAAAGCCGGGAGTGGACTAGGTCTATCGGGTCAGGAGCTGTTCAACCGCAACTGCGCCCGGTGTCATACGCAAGGCTGGGGCTACCGGTACCCTGACCTAACAACCGACCGTCCAGTTACTATGGGGCCTCCAGGAGGCGGTGCCTTCGGGCCAGCGATAAACAACGGGAGAAGCATACGCCAGTTTCCCGACCCCGCGCTGCAGATCAAGTTCATCAGCGACGGCAGCGTGTACGGCAAGCCTTATGGATCCAATGGAATCGGTTCAGGGAGAATGCCGGGCTTCGGGAAGATCCTCACAGAGGAAGAAATCGCCCGCATAGTCGAGTACGAACGAAGCCTTTAGCTACCACAGGAGCTCCGGAATGATACCCACTCTTGCGATACTTCTCGCGACAGAAGCAGGACCGAAGCTCTCGAAAACGGCTATTTTCTTCAGAGGGGTAATCGCAGTCATCATCGGTCTGGTAGTTTTTGTCGGAAGTGTATGGCTGGTAGTCGGCACGAACATCGGGGCCCGCAAGGGACTTTTTGTCGTCCTTGCAGCGTTTGCAGGATTCGTGGTGATTCTGTCGCTGTTGTGGTTTCGATATCCCCAGCAAGCTCCAAAACCAGAAGGCCCAGTTTGCCTCGGAGGACGCGTCAACCCGGACTTTCTAGCGAACGGCGGCGCGCCCGACCAAGCCAAAGTCGACGTGGAAGTCAAGCAAGACGGCAAAGTTGTGCAGGTTTCTATTCCGGCCTGCACTAGTGGGATGGTTGTCACTAAATACTTCTATCCAACGATCTTCATGACGGGTGCCCTCCTGGTTATGCTCGTATCCCTGGGAATCATTCGAAGGATCGAGATCTCAGAAGGACTTGCCGAATAGGCAGAAGCCTCAGTTGGTTGAACTAGCGATCCTGGCAGCTGCGATAGCTGCGGAATGTGCGGAGTCGATCATCTTCTCGAGTTCGTCTCTTTCGTGCGCCACGCTCACGAACATGGACTCCATCGGGGAGGGTGGCAGAAGGACTCCCCTGTCAAGCATCTCAATGAAGAAGGTCTTGTACGCACAAGCATCGCATGCCTTTGCGGTACGGTAGTCAGAAGGGGGAGCGTCTTTGAAGAAAATTGACATCAGGGTTCCGCAAGTCTGTATCGCCACGGGAAGGCCCGCTTCTTCGAAGATCGGCTCGAGCTCATTCGCCAGAAGAGAAACCCGTCCTTCTAACATGGTGTAGACTGCTGGGTCGAGATTGTCCAGGACCGCTATCGCCGCTGCTACCGCGACAGGATTGCCAGCTAAGGTACCTGCCTGGTAAACGGGTCCTAACGGCGCCAGAGCATCCATGATCTCGGCTCGACCTCCCAGAGCCGCTATTGGGAAACCGCCACCCAAAACCTTTCCCAAGGTCGTCAAATCGGGCATGACATTGAACTTGTCCTGCGCTCCGCCTCTTCCCAGGCGAAATCCCGTTATCACCTCATCGAAAATGAGGAGTGCTCCGTGTTGCGACGTGACTCTTCGGAGCGTCTCCAAAAAGCCCTCAGCAGGCGGGATCAAACCCATATTTGCTGCTACCGGCTCGACTATCACAGCGGCAATCAGTTCTCCATCGCTCAAGAACAGTTGTTCCACTGCCTCTTCGTCGTTGTAGGGAAGTACGACTGTGTCGGCCACCGATCCCTTGGGGACTCCTGCAGAACCCGCTAAGCCAAGCGTGGCGACGCCCGAGCCGGCACTCGCAAGAAGCGCGTCGGAGTGACCGTGATAGCATCCCTCGAACTTCACTATGAGGTCTCGATTGGTAAAGCCCCGAGACAGACGCACAGCGGTCATTGTCGCTTCGGTTCCCGAGTTAACTAGTCGTACCTTTTCTACCGACGGCACCATCTCAACTATCCGCTCAGCAAGTTCTACCTCCCCCTCGGTCAATAGTCCGAAAGAGGTGCCGTTAGAAATCGCTCTGGTTGCGGCTTCGATGATAGGGGGGTAGGCGTGCCCAAAGATCAAAGCGCCCCATGATTGCACAAAGTCGATGTATTTCTTGCCGTTGACATCGAAGAGGTACGCGCCTCTGCCGTGAGCAGCAACCAAAGGATCCGACCCTACAGCTGCAAACGACCTCACCGGAGAGTTAACTCCTCCTGGCAGCGTCACAACAGCGCGCTGAATAAGGGGGTGTCGATTTAGACTCTGTTTCCCCGTATCACTCAACCCAGAGCCCTCGCTGCATCTACAGCGAAGTAAGTGAGGATAACGTCGGCTCCCGCCCGTTTTATACATAACAACGACTCGAGCATTGCGCTCGGCAAATCGAAACATCCTCGCTCTGCTGCAAATACCAACGAAGCGTACTCACCCGAAACTTGATAAGCCGCAACCGGAAGCGTTGTTGCTTGCTTTACCGACGCCACGATGTCGAGATAGAAACTGGCAGGTTTTACCATCAAGATGTCAGCTCCTTCCTCTTCATCCAGAAGAGATTCCCGCATTGCTTCTCGGGCGTTCGCAGGATCCAGCTGATATGAACTTCGGTCACCGAAACGGGGTGCACACTCTGCGGCATCTCTGAATGGTCCGTACAAAGTAGATGCGAACTTGGACGAGTAAGCCATGATCGCCACGTCGGAGTATCCAGCAGAGTCCAGGGCTTCTCGTACGGCAGAGACTTGCCCGTCCATCATCCCTGAGGGAGCTACAATGTCAGCCCCCGCCGCGGCTTGCGAGACCGCAATCTCCCGATATCGCTCCAGAGTGGCGTCGTTGTCGATGTTTCCGTCTGCCTTGATCACACCGCAGTGTCCGTGTTCGGTGTACTCGTCTAGACACAAGTCACAAATTACGACCAACTCCTCGCCGAAGGCGTCCTTCAGGCGGCTCACTGCCCGCTGAACTATGCCATTGGGGTTGGACGCCTCACTTCCAACAGCATCCTTCGATTCTGGAATTCCAAATAGGATTGCTGCACGAATCCCGCAGGAAAACGCTTCTTTGGCAGCCTCTTCGAGAGATGCCAAGGTATGCTGAAACACACCGGGCATTGTTGGAACAGCCTCAAAATCGGCGATACCTTCCTTGACGAAGAAAGGGACGACCAGCTCACGAGGGGAGAGATCAGTTTCGCGCACTAGATCCCGTAACGCCTTGGTCCGCCGCAGTCGTCTCGGGCGCTCGCTCGGAAAGGTCACCTTGGATTCCTTCCAGGCAAGTGTGCGATTGCAAACGAGATAGCTACCAAAAACTTCCTCACTTCCCGATGGTCACACTTCGGAAACAACGAACTCGCCACCAGTGGCAATGCCCACCAGACGAGAAGTGGCGGTCGCCACAGCGGCTAGCGCATCTCCTGCTTTCGATCTCAACGCCTCGGAACCAAGGTTAGAGGCCGCAACTGCTATCGCCGTCGCTGTTTTGAGCTCCGAGTCAACTACAGTCTGAAAAACTTGGGAAGGCGGAATCTCACCGCCCGGCGGTGCAGGAGCAAGCTGCTCTTGGCTCACCCCCGCCGCTGTAGGGCTAAGCTCTTCGGGCATCTTTGCCACGTCCAGAGGCGGAGAGGTGGCCACAACGGCACCCTGTGACTGATCCTGCATTGCGGCTTGCGCTGCCCAGAATCCAGCCCGCTGCTCGTGACCAGCTGCCATGGCCTCTAGCAGAGAAACAGTGGCGGAAACGAGCCCCTTGGCATCATCTCCGACGTCACCGCTACCATCCAAAATCGACACGGCGTCGGGAAGTTCAGCGGATGCCGGTCCCCTAATGCGCCCTTCGGCGTCCTTGGACAAAACGCAATATCCTACCGCCTCTAACTTTGTTGAAAGGGGTGTCGGTGCAGGTGTCACCTGACGGCTGACACCTGCACCTCGATGGATCAGAGCTTGGAGCGCGCCGTAAATTTTTTGAGCAGCGACTGCGCATACTTTTGCTGTCGTAGCCTCAAAGGATGCGAGGGCCTGTAGTACAGCCGACGGCGCAATCAAGATCCCCGCACCAGAAGGCGCAGCGGACACCCGTGGTGCACTCGGAGGCCGTCCGATCTGACCAGCTATATCTTCGAAGACAAAGGAGGGATCTGTGCAGCGGTCGAGAAGTCTGTCCACAGCGGCAACATGGGTTTTACAAGAGAAAAGCAACGAACTCAGACTCCGTGCTAACCGAACGGTCTGAAGGTCTCGTAGCCCCGCAGCGTACTTTGATACCAAGTTCGCCTCGTCCTCCAAAAGGACGGCTAGAGCCCTCCGCTCGTCGCCCAGTGGGGTAGGAAGTGTGTAGCGGTCCCGAGGTGGATCGGGGGTGGCTCCTGCATCTCTTACGACTCGCTCCAAAACAGCGATGTGGGCCCGGTGACTGTCGAAAATGCGGTCTACTACACCGGAAGTCTTGACCCCCAGACGCCGACCCACCCGCGTTTCGGAAGCGAGCGCGGCCGCTCTGTGCTCAAGCTGCAATAGCGTATTCACCAAATCGAAGTCGGGCGAGTTGACTGGAAGCTGAGGCACCGCACCTGGCGGCTGTCGGCCGTCGATACTTGGTGCTCCGCTCAAGGCACATGACGCCGCCTCGAGACCTCCCAAAGAAGCCAGGATTCCCAAAAGCGAGATGCGACATGTGTTCGCAAGAAACTCCCGTCTCGAGAGACCAATGTGTCGTCTGGCTCTCTCCTGCTCTTTTCTCACTTGATTCTTTCCTCGGCACTTCTAACCGCCTCCACGAGTGCCTCGACTAATCCAGCAACTGATTGCTCCGCTGCGATCGCCGAAGGTTCTATACCCGCCTTCGTGGCTGCATCTGCTGTGGTCGGGCCAATGCATACC
Encoded here:
- a CDS encoding cytochrome B6, which encodes MAGPNGNGGAAGKLKETVTTLVERVQGSQVWTSIFRPGSIFAKGYSDTPRNRSYVIMNSLVYHLHPVKVKRHGVKVSYTLCLGGLSFFLFIVLTVTGIFLMFVYRPTEANAYPDMQAMMTSVAFGTLVRNMHRWGAHLMVLSVFLHMARVFYHGAYKPPREFNWVVGVNLLVLTLLLSFTGYLLPWDQLSLWAVTVGTNMMGYTPVFGREVRFVLLGSTEVSANTLLRWYVLHVIMFPFVTAIFMGIHFWRVRKDGGISGPL
- a CDS encoding porphobilinogen synthase; protein product: MTFPSERPRRLRRTKALRDLVRETDLSPRELVVPFFVKEGIADFEAVPTMPGVFQHTLASLEEAAKEAFSCGIRAAILFGIPESKDAVGSEASNPNGIVQRAVSRLKDAFGEELVVICDLCLDEYTEHGHCGVIKADGNIDNDATLERYREIAVSQAAAGADIVAPSGMMDGQVSAVREALDSAGYSDVAIMAYSSKFASTLYGPFRDAAECAPRFGDRSSYQLDPANAREAMRESLLDEEEGADILMVKPASFYLDIVASVKQATTLPVAAYQVSGEYASLVFAAERGCFDLPSAMLESLLCIKRAGADVILTYFAVDAARALG
- a CDS encoding 4Fe-4S ferredoxin, coding for MPQNVITGLPDHFGDYKLKLVEPDEVQKAVRPKQFLHIDQEECILCEGCVDICPWRCIHMLSTSTIEEAEGVEKPGEDPDDHVVFVVDEDECTRCALCVDRCPTGVIILGKLGPEARGDSHERTQRHGYAYGVRF
- the hemL gene encoding glutamate-1-semialdehyde-2,1-aminomutase; protein product: MYKTGGSRRYPHLLRCRCSEGSGLSDTGKQSLNRHPLIQRAVVTLPGGVNSPVRSFAAVGSDPLVAAHGRGAYLFDVNGKKYIDFVQSWGALIFGHAYPPIIEAATRAISNGTSFGLLTEGEVELAERIVEMVPSVEKVRLVNSGTEATMTAVRLSRGFTNRDLIVKFEGCYHGHSDALLASAGSGVATLGLAGSAGVPKGSVADTVVLPYNDEEAVEQLFLSDGELIAAVIVEPVAANMGLIPPAEGFLETLRRVTSQHGALLIFDEVITGFRLGRGGAQDKFNVMPDLTTLGKVLGGGFPIAALGGRAEIMDALAPLGPVYQAGTLAGNPVAVAAAIAVLDNLDPAVYTMLEGRVSLLANELEPIFEEAGLPVAIQTCGTLMSIFFKDAPPSDYRTAKACDACAYKTFFIEMLDRGVLLPPSPMESMFVSVAHERDELEKMIDSAHSAAIAAARIASSTN
- a CDS encoding menaquinol-cytochrome c reductase cytochrome b subunit — encoded protein: MVEIPEHLLQRSREAMARAKAKKGEAQPESGPEPAEAKAEATPPQHSEDEAGTVATPQKPATEAAPAPAPAPAPAAAPAPAPAATATAVATRPTPSKPKTASEAKPPQKTHTHRLLTVVKSGSIQQTKPEAVDKVNVWPHLLAIEFLAALACLVFLVVFSIFVNAPLLAEANYNLTPNPSKAPWYFLGLQELLAYFDPMVAGVTIPGMGIFWLMVTPYIDKNPSTDPNHRKFAIALFTYFLMFWAVLVIIGCFFRGPGYNFVFPWTQGLFFEL